A region of the Microbulbifer pacificus genome:
AAACAGTAATGGCTATTTTCCGCTCGGCTTTTTTCTTCAATAACCTCTCCTTATTAGCTTGCTTAGCCCTTGATACAGATCACCTGTTTCAGGGTATGTACCACATCCACCAGATCACGCTGATTCTCCATGACCTGATCGATATCCTTGTAGGCGGCTGGGATCTCGTCGATCACGCCCTTGTCCTTCCGACACTGCACACCCTGGGTCTGGGCTTCCAGATCGTCGCGGGTGAAACGCTTGCGTGCGGCAGTACGACTCATTCGCCGGCCTGCGCCGTGGGCACAGGAGCAGAATGACTCCGCATTCCCCAGGCCGCGCACGATATAGGAGCGGGCGCCCATGGAACCGGGAATAATGCCGAGCTGGTCCAGCTGCGCACTGATCGCGCCCTTGCGGGTCACAAAGACATCGCGCCCGAAGTGCTGTTCCCGCACCACGTAATTGTGGTGGCAGTTAATTGCCTCAGACTCCAGCGTAAACGGCGGAAGATGTTGCTGCAGCACACTCACAACCAGCTTCATCATTTCCTGCCGGTTAACCCGAGCATATTCCTGGGCCCAATGCACCGCTTCGATATAGTCATCGAAGTGTCCATTACCCTCACTGAAATATGCCAGGTCGCGATCCGGAAGATTGTGCACATGCCCTTCCATATCCCGCTTAGCCAACTGGATGAAATGCTGCCCAATGGCATTGCCGATTCCCCGGCTGCCGGAGTGGAGCATGATCCAAACCCGGTTGTTTTCATCGAGACAGATCTCGATAAAGTGATTGCCGCCCCCTAGAGTGCCCAGCTGCGTCACCCATGTTTCGCGGGGATCGCGCAGTTTTTTCAGCAATTGCGGGTGTTTGGCAAACAACAGGTCCGCACCGGCAGCCAGATTCTTGGCCGCCGCCTCCCGCGCGCTGATCCGCTTGTGGCGGGCGAAACCCACGGGCACACGCCGCTCGATCGCCTCACGCAGCGGCTTCAGGTTATCGGGCAATTGGTTGGCATGCAGGGAAGTACACACTGCGTTCATCCCGCAACCGATATCCACACCCACGGCCGCGGGAATAATCGCACCGACCGTCGGGATAACTGATCCAACTGTAGCCCCAATCCCCATATGTACATCCGGCATTGCCGCCACATGGGAATGGATAATGGGCAGTTGCGCGATATTTTTAAGTTGTTGCAATGCAGAATTTTCCACATCTTCCGTGTAAATTTTCACCGGTACCGTACCGGAAGGCGCATTGCTGTTGAGTACCATTTTTACTGGCATAAATTTTCCCTGATTAATCTGAATTCAATAAACGGCGCTATGGCCAGTAATTGTAGGGACGCAACCCTAATTACCGTGCGTCCTGCCTTGACCCTAATGTCACCTTCCTTCTTGCCAATTCCGCCTGTTGCTCAGCCCTACCTGTAAATACTCCATCTGGTCAGACAGGATCTGGTGAGCCTGGAGAAGAATCGCTTCATAAGGATTGGGCAGAAACGGCACTGCGAGAAGTGGCATACCCGCCTCATCCGGTGTCATGGCACCTTTGCGGTTGTTGCAACCCTTACAAGCAGCAACCACATTTTCCCAACAATCGGTTCCGCCACGGGACGTCGGCATTACGTGATCTCTCGTCAGCTCAGAACTGCGAAAACTCTCACCACAGTAAAGGCATAGGTGCTGATCGCGGGCGAACAGACTCATGTTGGTAAGAGCAGGACGATGCCTTGAACGAATACGGTCAGCTTTTCGTCCTGCAATTACCGGCGCAATCGCGAGTATTGAACGATGGCCACAGTTCCGATACCCGCCGCGCAGAATCGTCTTGAATGTTCCAATTTCCCACAACACCTGATCTTTTGCATACAAATATGCCGCGCGCTGTAGATCGATCCAACGGATAGGTCTACCTCCCGCGTCTAAATACAATACTCGAGCCATTGTTCTTCCCTTCGAGCAAAAAACCTGGCCGCTTTTTTCTGGCACGCCCGGGGGGAGTCGAACCCCCAACCAAGACCTTAGAAGGATCCTGCTCTGCCAATTGAGCTACGGGCGTCTTAGAGTTTCATAAATGTCACACGATCCGCAGTGCGATACCCTCGCGCCATTAGGTAATGCATGGCCAGTCGGCGGTCCTCAGTAGACACCTGGTTTAGCACTACACGTAGAGGTAGACAGTGCCGGCCATTGCACCACGACAGGAAAGTAATCAGGCTTTCCCGGCTTGGCTGCGGCTGGACGATCTGTAAGATCGACACGGGGTATTCACGCATAATGCGCTTGGCACTGACATAGTTCGTCGTAGCCAGGCCCGCGCCGTGATCGCCGGCCCCAATGATGAGACGTATGATATGACCTCGCATGATTGGCGATCCCGACCGGACTCGAACCGGCAACCGTAGGCTTCGGAAACCTGTGCTCTGGTCCAATTGAGCTACGGGATCGATGAGTTGGAATGGTGCCCACGGAACGGATTCGAACCTTCGTCCTATCGCTTACAAGGCGATTGCTCTAGCCAACTGAGCTACGTGGGCGTGTGCTGCTGAGAAGGATGCGCCGGTACAGCTGACTACCGCTGTAAGTTCAGGATGGCGTGGTCCCCCATATGAGTGGGATGGGTCGGGTACCTGTGATCCAGGTTGATGCCAAGCACACTCTCCTTAGTAGGGTTCAAAGCTCTATCATTGCCCAGCAGGAAATTCTGGAGCGGCCTGTGGGACTCGAACCCACCTTTCCGGCTTGGAAGACCGGTACCTAACCTCTCGGTCAAGGCCGCATTCAGCTTTGGCGATTCACATAGACATATTCTGAACAACCTATCGCGCCTACGTATTCCAACACCGGCACGTCATTTCGTGTATTTGGCAGAGCCTGTGAGATTCGAACTCACGCACCCCTTCCGGGACCCTCGATTAGCAATCGAGCGCAATAAACCGCTCTGCCAAGGCTCCTTTGCAACGGTGTAAAAGTAGAATCGAACCACCAGAGCTCTCGCGACCAGTCTCGAGCCCGACAAACTCAATACCTGCTCTACTTCTACAGAAATATTTTCACCGCCCCGCCAACGCGATGAACACGACTGTCCGCTGACAGCCCCCCAGTGCAACGATTCGGGAGAAGGATTTGACCGCTGCATATGGCACACCCGGCAGGATTCGAACCTGCAATCTCTGGATTCGTAATCCAGTGCCTTGAGTCCAATTTGGCCACGGGTGCTCTAAAAAATTTGGGGCGGCAGGCCGGATTTGAACCGGCGTATACATGAGCCACATTCATGCGCATAACCACTCTGCCACAGCCGCCACAATTCAACGGGCAAACTCATTGCCATTCCCGCGCTTCAGAGCCGCGGCCCTGTTACTGGCTGAGGAGGCGGGATTCGAACCCGCGCTCTCCCGGTTAACAGCCGGGTGCATTACCGCTTTGCTACTCCTCAAAACCTGGTGCATATTGGGAGAGTTGAACTTGGGCGACTTTTGAACTCCCGACTTATGGTGTGCAAAGCCGTTGCTCTCCCCCTGAGCTACCAATAAGAAATCTGGAGTCCCCTGGCGGAATCCAACCGCCGTGTGCGGTGTTGCAGACCGCTGCCTAAAGCACTCGGCCAAGGGGACAGAAAGAAAAAATGTTGTGCTGCCGAAGCAACGTAGTTGGCAGGCGGACCCGGGCTCGAACCGGGGACTCAATCTTCAGAGGCTTGCGAGTTTCCAGCTACTCACATCCGCCAATTGTTTAATGAAAACTATTGCCGAGCGGATCGGGAAAAACGCTGGACAATACTTCAGGTGGTACGCCGGGCGAGACTCGAACTCGCAACAGTAAGCAGGGTTTAAAGCTGCCGCGTCTACCCATTCCGCCACCGGCGCAGAGTGAGGGGAGTGATTTGGAGGTGGAATAGAGATTCGAACTCTAGGGGCAGTTCATACCACCCTTCTGTTTTCAAGACAGATGCCATAAACCACTCGGCCATTCCACCGTAGTAGATCCCTCTCCCAACCCAAATGTTGCCGGGAGAGTGGCGGGCCACGCGGGACTCGAACCCGCAACGTCCGGTTTTGGAGACCGGAGCTCTACCAATTGAGCTAATGACCCAACAGAATTCATGTTTGGCGCAGCGGGATTTGAACCCGCGTGTGCCGGCTTAAAAGGCCGGTGTATAACCGCTCTACCACGCGCCAAAGATGAACTCTGTAAATGGCATCCCCAACGGGGCTCGAACCCGTATTTGCTGCGTGAAAGGCAACTGTACTACTCCGGTTCGACGATGGGGACACAACTAATCGTGGCTCGAAGATTCGAACTTCGGACCGCACCCTTATCAAGAATGTGCTCTACCCCTGAGCTAAGCCACGACAAAAAAAAGCGACCAGTTTGTTAACGAACGTGCTGGGTGTCAGTGCCAGCGCACTTTCAACCCGCCATAAAAAAACCCGGATGGCGGGAGTCGCCAACCGGGCTTTTCACACGTTGTGTTCCAAAGTCCGGCCGGCGCGCAGCCGACCGGACAGGTCGAACTACGCTTTCAAGCGATCTCCAAAATAAATCTCTGCTCCTTTCGACGAATTTATTGTTGGCCAACGCATGAAACTTCTGGGCAATGCACTACTACACAGGTTCCGCCCCAAATCTTGGGACCTCCCGCGGGTGGTTTTATGGCATTGCAGATTTAACATTTCAGCTACCAGCTCTTATGCCGCGACGCGGCGAAATTTTTTTCATCGGAACGCCGTTTGTCCCGAGTTCTTTTTAAAGCTATCACGAAAAAAATGGTTTTCAAGCTTATTTTTGAATTTTTCCATATTTTTCAATAACTTACGATTATTCAAAACGAGGCATGACCTACCGAATTTTCGGCATAAATAAATGGGCTTTGGAGCCGGTGAGAGCGTGGCATACGCTCAGCTATTCCCTGTTTTCAGTCGTAATTTCTGCTTCATATTTCCCAATTTTTGCTAAATCGCTCTCTATTGACTGCTCCACCAATCGAGCGGATTGGAATTCCATCTACGTTTTTTCAATGATGAAAATTTTGGTAGGCCGTGGCGGACTCGAACCGCCTCCTATCCCTTATGAAGAGATTGCTCTTACCGGATGAGCTACCGGCCCAAAAACAAAAAAACCCCGGAGGCGAACCTGCGGGGGTTTTGATACCGTGTCCGGAAGGCTCGCGCCTCCCGGGAACAGGAGGCAGTTATCTCAGATTTTTCTCCACACAAATACTCCACACCCGCGTCCCTTGTGGGGCGGTGCGCGGTATGGAATTGTGAAAGCTCGATAACCTGATCACGGTGTTCTCCTGATTGATACGGGAATTCTAGGGCGTTAACGGAGCTTTGCAACAGTCAATTCGCGCAAGCGAAAAACATGGCGCACAATTCATTGCCGAGAAATATGCCGCACTGCAGTTTTTACCCCTGTGCGCCCCACCTTTTCCCTTCTCCCCGCAGCCCCCTTTGCAGACATAACAGACAAAACCGGAACGCCGTACTTGCCATTATCCGAAGTCGTGACAAGATAGAGAGCATTCACTCTCTATGTGAGACTTTCACATGCACTACGACATCATCATCCGCGGCGGCCGGGTTTTTGACGGCTGTGGTAACCCTGCGATCTTTGCAGACGTCGGCATTACTGGTGGCCATGTGGCCGCCATCAGTGAGAGCGGCCTAGGCGACGCCACCGCAGAGCGCGACATCAACGCAAACGGTCACTGGGTGACACCCGGATTCATCGACCTGCACACCCACTACGACGCAGAGATGATCGTTTCACCTTCGCTGTCGGAGTCGGTGCGACACGGCGTCACCACCTGCTTTGTGGGCAGCTGCTCCATCAGCATGATTTTTTCCCCACCGGAAGATGCCTCCGATATCTTCACCCGAGTGGAATCGATCCCGCGCGAGTATGTGCTGCCCATACTCCACCAGCACAAGACCTGGAGTGACGCCAAAGGCTATGTGGAATTCCTGCAGCAACAGCCCCTGGGCCCCAATATCGCTAGCTATATGGGTCACAGCGATCTGCGCACCGCCGTCATGGGGCTTGAGCGGGCGGTATCCCCGAAGGTCACGCCCAGCGAAGAAGAAATGCAACGCATGGAAACACTGCTCAACGAGGGGCTGGACCAGGGGCTGCTCGGCCTGTCCAGCATGACCAACCCCTGGGACAAGGTAGACGGGGACCGTCACCGCTCCAGTGCCCTGCCCTCTGTCTATGCGCGTTGGAAGGAATATCGCCGCCTGCACAAACTGCTGCGACAGAAAGATGCCATTCTGCAATCCGCGCCCAATCTCACCACCAAGATCAACGCGGTCTTTTTCCTCTTCACCTCGGCCAGCCTGTGGTTCCGCCGCAAACTGCGCACAACCCTGATCACCCTGATGGATCCCAAAGCCGACCCCTGGTTGTCCAGCCTCACGGCCATGGGCGCGAACTTTTTCAATCGCTGGCTGGGCGCCAACTTCCGCTGGCAGGCACTGCCCAGCCCCTTCGAGGTCTATGCCGACGGTATCGACTTCATCGTGTTCGAGGAATTTCCATCCGGTGAAATTGCCCTGCACCTGCAACAGGACCTGCAGCGCAACGAGCTGTTCAAGACACCCAGCTACCGGGAGCAATTCAAGAACGATTACCGAAAACGCTTCGGCGGGCGGGTCTGGCACCGGGATTTCGGTGATGCCTGGATCGTGGATTGCCCGGATGAAACCGTGGTCGGCAAGTCCGTGGCCGATGTGGCAAAAGAGCGCAACGATCACGAGGTCGACACCTTCCTGGATCTGATCATTGACCACGGCCGCAAGCTCCGCTGGCGCACCGTCATCGCCAATCACCGCGAGCACGTGGTCAAACGCAACATCACCCAGCCCTGCGCACTGATCGGCTTTTCAGATGCCGGGGCCCATCTGCGCAACATGGCCTTCTACAACTTCCCACTGCATGTACTCAAATTTTCCCTGCAGGAAAACCCGGCACTGACGCCCGAGAAGGCGGTATGGCGATGCAGCGGCGAAATCGCGGACTGGTACAACATCGATGCGGGAAAACTGCGCGTTGGAGACCGGGCAGATATCGCCATCATTGACCCCGTGGCGCTGGCGAATGCCGATCTGCAACGCTACGCGGAAGCCCCATTCGAGGAGCTCGGCGGCCTTATGCGCATCGTCAATCGCAATGACGAGGTGGTCCGCACCGTGATCATCAATGGTCGGCAAGTATGGGATGGCCAGGGATTTGATCCCGCGCTCGGGCGCGAGCAGGGGGTTGGCCAGTTCCTGCCACGCAAAAACCAGCAACAGGGATAACGCGATGGCGAGCAAGCCTAACCCCACACGACGTACCCAGGCCGAGCGACGCGAAGATAGCATTGCACGTCTTGTGCAGGCTTGTATCGATTGCCTGGTTGAGAAAGGCTACCACCAGACATCCACGCTGGCTGTTGCACGCAGCGCGGGGTTGTCTCAGGGCGCGCTGTTTCGCCACTTTGACAGTCGCCTCACCCTGCTGGAACTTACCGCAATAACGCTTTCACGGCGCTTTATCGACAACTACCGGGCCCAGGTAGATCATCTGCTGGGTAACGGCAATGAAGACGTCGCCGTGGCCATCCACGCGCTCCACCAGATCACCCGCAGCCCGGAACAGCTCGCCTGGTTCGAGCTCCAGCAAGCCGCCCGCACAGATACGGAACTGCGGGATGTTTTTCGTCCGGTCTTCCTTGAAAACCGGCGTGAAAATATCGCGCTCGCCAAACAGCTAATACCCGATATCGCGAGCCGAATGCCGATGATGGGGGAACTGGTGCAGACCCTGATTCAGATTTTTCACGGCCAAACCCTCGATGCGCATCTTGAGCAGAACCCCGAAAAAGATGAGCAAATACTCGCGCTCACCATCAACCTTGCGCAGCTTGCGACCTCTTCATTGGCGAAAAAGAGCTGATATACAATCCAGAGCGTGGTCCGCAACCGCGCTTGGGCATCCACCAGGAAGATCCGGCAGTTTCAGCAAATTGGTGCCCCAAGTGTCACCGCCTGGAGGGAGTCCCGTAGGCTTGCGCACAGTAAGTAATTGGAGGGCGTACTGGACTCAATTGATTGTGAGCTATTGAAAGGACTCATCGTGGCTGCGGACAAAGGGGACAGGGAAACCTTTACGGAGCTATCTGGTGGCCCCTCGCCAGAACGAGCAAGCCTACCGCTGCGCCCCCTGCACGTCATAAAAGATGGG
Encoded here:
- a CDS encoding RtcB family protein yields the protein MPVKMVLNSNAPSGTVPVKIYTEDVENSALQQLKNIAQLPIIHSHVAAMPDVHMGIGATVGSVIPTVGAIIPAAVGVDIGCGMNAVCTSLHANQLPDNLKPLREAIERRVPVGFARHKRISAREAAAKNLAAGADLLFAKHPQLLKKLRDPRETWVTQLGTLGGGNHFIEICLDENNRVWIMLHSGSRGIGNAIGQHFIQLAKRDMEGHVHNLPDRDLAYFSEGNGHFDDYIEAVHWAQEYARVNRQEMMKLVVSVLQQHLPPFTLESEAINCHHNYVVREQHFGRDVFVTRKGAISAQLDQLGIIPGSMGARSYIVRGLGNAESFCSCAHGAGRRMSRTAARKRFTRDDLEAQTQGVQCRKDKGVIDEIPAAYKDIDQVMENQRDLVDVVHTLKQVICIKG
- a CDS encoding HNH endonuclease — translated: MARVLYLDAGGRPIRWIDLQRAAYLYAKDQVLWEIGTFKTILRGGYRNCGHRSILAIAPVIAGRKADRIRSRHRPALTNMSLFARDQHLCLYCGESFRSSELTRDHVMPTSRGGTDCWENVVAACKGCNNRKGAMTPDEAGMPLLAVPFLPNPYEAILLQAHQILSDQMEYLQVGLSNRRNWQEGR
- a CDS encoding N-acyl-D-amino-acid deacylase family protein — its product is MHYDIIIRGGRVFDGCGNPAIFADVGITGGHVAAISESGLGDATAERDINANGHWVTPGFIDLHTHYDAEMIVSPSLSESVRHGVTTCFVGSCSISMIFSPPEDASDIFTRVESIPREYVLPILHQHKTWSDAKGYVEFLQQQPLGPNIASYMGHSDLRTAVMGLERAVSPKVTPSEEEMQRMETLLNEGLDQGLLGLSSMTNPWDKVDGDRHRSSALPSVYARWKEYRRLHKLLRQKDAILQSAPNLTTKINAVFFLFTSASLWFRRKLRTTLITLMDPKADPWLSSLTAMGANFFNRWLGANFRWQALPSPFEVYADGIDFIVFEEFPSGEIALHLQQDLQRNELFKTPSYREQFKNDYRKRFGGRVWHRDFGDAWIVDCPDETVVGKSVADVAKERNDHEVDTFLDLIIDHGRKLRWRTVIANHREHVVKRNITQPCALIGFSDAGAHLRNMAFYNFPLHVLKFSLQENPALTPEKAVWRCSGEIADWYNIDAGKLRVGDRADIAIIDPVALANADLQRYAEAPFEELGGLMRIVNRNDEVVRTVIINGRQVWDGQGFDPALGREQGVGQFLPRKNQQQG
- a CDS encoding TetR/AcrR family transcriptional regulator, producing the protein MASKPNPTRRTQAERREDSIARLVQACIDCLVEKGYHQTSTLAVARSAGLSQGALFRHFDSRLTLLELTAITLSRRFIDNYRAQVDHLLGNGNEDVAVAIHALHQITRSPEQLAWFELQQAARTDTELRDVFRPVFLENRRENIALAKQLIPDIASRMPMMGELVQTLIQIFHGQTLDAHLEQNPEKDEQILALTINLAQLATSSLAKKS